The genomic stretch tgacccacctcctagagtaatggaaataaaaacaaatgtaaacaagtgggatctgattaaacttaaaagcttttgcacagcaaatgaaactataagaaaggtgaaaagacaaccctcagaacaggagaaaataatagcaaataaaacaactgacaaaggattaatttccaaaatatacaagcagctcatacaactcaataccagaaaaacaacccaattaaaaagtgggaaaaggatctaaacagacatttctccaaaggagacacacagatggctaagaaagacatgaatagatgctcaatattgctcattatgagagaaatgcaaatccaaactacaatgaagtatcacctcacaccagtcagaatggccctcatcaaaatgtctacacacaggagagggtgtggataaacacttgcactgttggtgggaatgtaagttgatacagtcactatggaagccggtatggagattccttaaaaaactagcaataaaaccaccatataacccagtaatcccactgctaggcatataccctgaggaaaccaaaattgaaaaagacacatgtacctcaatgttcactgcagcactatttacaatagctaggacatggcagcaacctagatgtccatcaacagatgaatggataaagaagttgtggtacatatacacaatggaatattactcagccatagaaaggaacacatctgagtcagttccaatgaggtggatgaacctagagcctattatacagagtgaagtaagtcagaaagagaaagataaagatcatatattaacacatatatacggaatctagaaagatggtaccacaGAATttctttgcagggcagcaatggagaaacagactcatggacacggggagaaggcaggagagggtgagatgtatggcgagagtaacatggaaacttacattaccatatgtaaaacagatagccaaagAGAGTTTGCTGAGTATCTCAGGGAtctcaaacagggtctctgtaccaacctagaggggtgggactgggaaggagatgagagggagggtcaagagggaggagacatatgtatacttacggctgattcacgttgaggtttgaaagaaaacaacaaattctgtaaagcaattattcttcaattaaaaaataaattttaaaaatcaatgaataattttaaaaaaatctgtgcttcaggatttgattaaattcttggaaagcattttctgcctcctgctggttgtggaagcctTTCCCCACAAAacgttgtcaagatgcttgaagaagtggtgggCAGTTgccaagaggtcaggtgaatagggcggatgaggcaaaacttttgCGCCAACCTAATATCACTATTATCAGGAATTTCTGATGGAAAGTGATTGGTGTTTGCCAAACAACAAAACATGGATTTGGTTCAGGGAAGGGtggaaaagttttttcttttctcttgggtccaaaacacacacacttctgacacacacaaaaatcaaagtaaggaaaattaaatgctttttattcATGAATTTGCCACACAGAGATATTGGGTGAGTTAGTCAGAGGCAAAAGTGGTCTCAGGTGAATATTTTCTAGTGAGTAAACATACATAGCCATTTGGTGGGATGGAGATAGGGGCCTTTGGTCTATTTTTAGCCCATTACGTCTACAGCCTCAGCCAGTGCCTGCACAACTGTGTTCAGTGGAAAGTCTCTTTGTGCCGAATCCAAAGCTTCACAAGAAGCAATTAAATGTTCATGAGAAGTAAACATGGAAAAGTGGAAAAAGCCATTTTCTCCTTACAGATCATTTGAATAAAACTCGGTATCAAAGATGACTGAAGAGAAACGTTCCCGATGACGCTGTGGGTGTGAACATTTTCATAGAGATTTTCCCTAAAAACAGTTTTGCACAATAGCTGCCAAACCTGTCCCAGATGTTTCACATCAGTCTTCTGAGATGGTATCTTCACTGAGGTCAGCAGAAACTCTAGCTGAATTTCCTTAAATCGGGTACCTCCAAGACCAAATGCAACTTAGGCCTTAGGAATTTTGTACCACCTTGGCCAGTTCTGTGTGGCTGGTCACCttagccaccaaaaaaaaaaaaaaatgcttttaaatcatttctatGTAACAATTAGATTAAAATTTGTCCTTTGAAGTCTGCTTCCAGTTGGCATTTTGGATATGACTTAAATTGAATCTCTGCTTTTGTGCTCATATGTTGGGCCACAGGGCCATGGGGCCtattaaaggtttttaaaaaaaaaaaacaaccatatttcattttaatattgttaaaacagTAACACTAAAAAATGAGACTATGAGTATGCAGTGCCAAGTCAATCCAAATAGCAGTTCTGATTTAGAATTGATAATGTGTAGGATCCTAACGATAactagctattataaacatatGTTCTATGTCAAGACAAGCTCTCAGCTACAGAATTCTAAAAATCCTAAACTCCATCTCCTAAGGTACCAGCAAGGAGGAAAGGGATTCTTAATCTGAGAGCAGAGTAGCAATGGAGTTGCTGGTTACCAGAGGAGGAATCTGAGTCATCACAGCAGGAAGGTTAAAGGACAGTGTATTACACAGGGTTCTACGGCTTCAGAGAACACTAGtctaaactatatttttaaaacttttttcccccagtccTAAAATTCACCCAGGAGAAAGAGGCTGGTTTAACTGCAAAGCAGAGAAAATTGatcagcctggagggctgcaccTAGTCGGAGAGGTCGAATGGCATCTTGCTGATGACCTCCCCATTCTCATTGACTATGGTGTCGTAGGCCCAGCGGCGGTTGCAGCGGCAAGTGGGCCCGCACTTGGTGGAGTTACACTTGGGGCACGGGTAGAAGCAACCCAGGCAGTCTTCATCAAGGCAGTCACACAGGTCAGCCTCATTGAAGGTGAGCCTGCCCTTTTTGTCATACTTGTTGACTTCGCGTTTTACAGAAACAAACTCATTCTTCTTTGCCATTTGCCCTTTCTTGATCTGCTGCCTTATTTCAGGATTAAAGTTGGCTACCTGAGGCCCAGGATTTTGAAATGACAACCGTTTTAACTGCCGATCCACCcgtttcattttcttcagttccATCTCACTTGGTTTCTCAGGAGAACTTTGACGTTTAGGTCTCTCTCGCACGGAACTGCTCTTTTCTGCTTGTTCACTCATTTCTGCTCACCTGGGGACACAAACAAAGTCAGCAACCATTTGTGGGAGCTCAGTCAACCATGAGGACACTGGAGCTGGTAAAAGTCATTTCAGAATGGGCCTATTAAGTTTTTACTTCAAACCTGGCTTAAGTGGATAGGAGCAAGTTTATCAACACCAACAAATCTTTGGACCAAAGTGCTTTTATCAGATAGTATTTCCTCCTTTATTTAACCATctcttttttctataaaatgtttaACCATGTTTGTCTAGACTAGTACTTCTCAAGCATTAATGTGCATATGAATCGTTTCATGATTATGATTATGATTAACTAGATTATGATTCAGTTAGGACTGGGGTGGGGCCAGAGAGTCTACCTTTCTAATGTATGCCCAGATTCTACTGATATTGCTAATTCCAAACCTGCTTTGAGTCTCAAGGGCCTAGAGCTAAACCAATAGTGATCAGGGGGCAAAAATTGCTTTGCTTTAATAGAAACCCAGTTTACTTCTTAGGTGAGTGGCCCTAGGATAGAAAAACAACAGGTTTTTATGTAAAGAATCTCTTTCTCTCCACAGTCCCCCCCCCCACCGTCCCCACACAAGGCAAACTCTTGACTTTTCCTCCAGCTAAATAGGTTTGAACAAAGAAAATACTGTTTGAACTACTTCAGATCAATAAACGTAGTCCTTGTTTCTAATGTGTAGTAAGTCATGGAAATTGGATGGGCATTTTTAGCAATTGCCTTTTCTCTTTAAAGCGTCAGCACATTAGGTgtggtttatttatttcctttgaagtGACCTCCAGTTCTCAGGAAACACTCACAAGCTACTTTAAGGTAATTCATCATATTGAATTAGTGATTGGTTTTTAAAAGGCTTTCTAAAGTCAGTACATTCTCAAGGACTTTCAGTGTCGTTTCACCTCTCTCCATATCTCAATGTCTCCATCTGTAGGCTCTTCCCTCGCCACTGCCCCCATCCCTCTGTTTCTCTCCTAATTGGCCCATGTCCTACAGACTCCACAAAGCTTCCCAAACTACTGATAATTGAAAATAGAGAGGCAGAGGATGCCCATTTCTTTAAGGATGTTCTGCCTAGCTTCAAGAAGCAAACTGGccgaaaggaagagagaggatgggGCATCAGCTGTGAGAGGATCACCATACTAGAGAAAAATTCCCTTTGCTTCTCACTGGAGAGTTTCAGGCAGTTCCAGAGGACTGGCCACACTCTGTTTGATCCATACTACTAATTTCACACAACAGGTTCCCTTTTAGGTCTTCCTCATCACTTGAACGATGTAGTGTCTACAGAGAGGGCAAAGCAAATGATTCCCCTGAATCTCTCTCTTGAATTGGATTTATTTGCCAGGATCTTTTTGAGTAAATACCCAGGACAGAAATAATACAGTTTCATAATTTCTAAGTTACTCCAATGTCTTGGCAGGTCTAGAACATTTAGTTGTTTCGTTACTCTTATTCTTTgagttttaatttcatagttgacTATTTACCttacttttttggggggaaaaaaagggtaGCAGCTACCTTTCTGATGCATTACCCTAGGCAGAGGAGCCTCAGGCATCACACTGCCAGGGATCAGACACTAGCACTGTCTTCACCACTAACTATCTGACTTTAACTTAAGATGACTTCAGTTgcttaacctcagtttcctcatctgaaaatggggGTACTAATAGTACCTTCTCTATGGGTATGCTCTAAATGAGGTGCAGTGAGAACTTCAAAGATGATATAAGACCAGGTTTCTGCCGGCAAAGGTTGTCAATCTCCACTGGAGAGATCAAGTGTCTGCAGCTCACTGCAAGGACAGGGAAAGGTGCTCCAGTTCAGATTCGGAGAACcctatggggggtgggggtgggggtggggttcgtAATAATCAAATATCAATAGAGGCATTCCTATTTAGAACtaaggtttttatattttttctgcacCCCCCCCAGTTTAGtgaggtgctcagtcactcagttgtgtccaactctttgcaaccccatggactatagccctctaggctcctcgttccattttccaggcaagaatattggagtgggttgccattcccttctccagaactaAGCTTTACATCTTAAAGAATGCTGGTTCATCCccataatggtaaaaaaaaaaaaaacaaaaaaaaaactgtgtgtgtgtatgcatgtgcaaaTTTGCCACCATAATTCAGTCTAAAGccactatttttttccattcattcaacaaatattgatctGGAGTCTATCATATATGCTAGGAATTGTGCCCTATTTATTACAGTCACAATTGCACACACAAGTCCAGAGTCCTTCAAGCAGTGGCCTTTACAGAAAtgaatgctactgctgctaagtcgcttcagtcgtgtctgactctgtgtgaccccatagacggcagcctaccaggctttgccatccctgggattctccaggctaaaacactggagtggattgccatttgcttctccaatgaatgcaagtgaaaagtgaaagtgaagttgctcagtcgtgtctgacccttcgcgaccccatggactgcagcctaccaggctcctccgtccctgggattctccaggcaagagtactggagtggggtgccattgccttctccatacgtGATACTAACAGGATATAAATCAAGTACAGTCCAAAACCAAGTTACTGAAGGacacaaaagaaaatgtgaaaaaacaagggaaagagCTTGATGGCCTGgtgaaaagaacatttttgtgATAATTTTAAGTACTTTACTCATTCATATCACATGACAAATTCCATCTTTATGTGTGTAATGATTTCTATAATTTTACCAAATGAAAGGATGATCTGAGACATTTTCTACAAAGATACTTGTATGATTCACCATCTATCCTGCTTTTTCATTCCTATACCCCAAAATTATCCTCAGTATGAATAGGTTGAAACCACTTATGCCTTTGGGCATACATACCTGGTCTTCTTACATGGAATGGTTGCCCTGATTTTGATACGACTCTCTCTCATACTTCAATAAACCCTTTCCTTACATATTCTCTCGTAACAAAGACCTGTTCTAACTAAGTTGTTTACAATGTAACCACTGCCATCATTTACTTTACCTTTGCAATTATTTCTATCATCATGATATAATATATGACAACGTGTTTGTGTATATGGAGGAAGCAAAGCTTCTATCAGATGTGCAACTAGAAATAAGTGACTTACAAATATGCATCTGAAATACAAAGAATAGAGATGAACTTCATGTATTTGAGATCCTCCTTCAGAGGCCTATCTCCGCTTCCACTCAGTTAATCAAATGCAGATAACTTCATGGACCCAATGATACCCAGAGCGATACAGAGGTGGGGGTAAAAAAGTCAGGACATCAGAGTAGCTGAGAGTTTTGGGAAGTCTTGAGTATGCAAATTCAGATTTCACCTTGGCCTGGAAATATGCCAAGCACATTGGTAGAAGTCTGACGATGTGACATGCCTGAGGATTGTGGGGAGAGTTATGGTGTATATACTCATAACATCACACCTGtcagatacattaaaaaatatagaaacaaaaatgaataaattgggGTAAAAATCTTTCACTcttcaataaagcaaaatatctGTGTAGGCCAATTTTAAGGCACAGTATTTGTTTTAGAAACAGGCATCAAGACTGGTGGAGAAACTCAAAGTTTAGTTATGAATAGCTGTGAACCAAACACAAAACTGAttctcaataaaagaaaatagaatcagGTTACAATGAGACCTTTTACTGCAGGAGCACTGTAATAGCTCAATTTGCTGGATACTGCAAGTAAAATCACCAGGCAGCTGAACAGATGTGGCTATTTTATGTTCAGCTATGGCACactcaagacttccctggtggttcagacggtaaagcgtctgcctacaatgcgggagacccgggttcaatccctgggtcgggaagatctcctggagaagggaatggcaacccactccagtattcttgcctcccccgccccgcacccaaaaaaggggctcaaagaaatattgggcttccctggtggctcagaggttaaagcatctgcctgcagtgcgggagacccaggttcggtccctgggtcaggaagatccactggagaaggaaatggcaacccactccattactcctgactggagaatcccatggacagaggagcctggtgggcttcagtccacggggttgcaaagagtcagacactttatTATATACTGGAGAAGAGATGATGTCATTTGGAGCAAATCATAAGAGACAGCGCCCATACATTAAAAAGTTGTTGAAAGGGTAAAGAGAAGGGGTTGAATTTAGACAAAGATCTGGTTATTTTGACAACTGGTATATAGTATAGTCTGTTTTTGCTGAATTTCACCAGCTCTTGCTTCTGTTTGTCTTCCTAAATAAGATGTGTTCCTGCAAGCAGAATTTAAGAAGGCTTCTGGTGAATTCTAGATTGTCTCTGAGAAATGTGTCCCTCATCACAAATACCTGGAGTGGGGGAGGATCCAGAAAGCTGCCATGCCCACAGAATTGCTTTTCTGTGCCTGCAAGGAATGCTGGACCAGTTCTACAAAGGAGGCCAGACAAGCGCTTACAAATAAGGCACAAGGTAGAGTTCCTAAGGGATccaactctttctttcttccctccttactcacccttcttttctcctctgttgACACTCTGCAGAAGGGAAGTGTAGAAGAATGTATTATTTGTTCACAATTTTTCCTTCTATTCTCTGTATTGTGCCATAGTTTCACTAGGTAAATTACACTTCTCCATCCCATTGACCTTGAAATTCGCCATATGACTTGCTTGGGCTAAGGGAAAATGGGCACAAGTGATCATTAATGAGTTCTGCGCTGAGATATTAAAGGGCATTGCAAATTTCTGCCAAGTTCTTCTTGTATTTCTGTCATCTGCCATGAGAAGTGCATACCCCAGGAAGCTGCTGACTGCAAAATGAGACACATATGAACAGACCTCAGTCTGATTCATAGCCTTAAGCAGAGCTGCCATAAGTGACCCACAGACACACGAGTAAGAACATCAGTGGTATCTTAGTCAACCACTAAGATTTAGGGGTGGGGTGTTTGCTATGCAGAAGCATCATAGCTTTAGAGGAATAACACACGAGGGTAACTGCCATTTACTTGAGACTCACTCCTTGCCAAGCACCACTAACATTAGCTACTTTAAATCTACAAAATTTCCTTCTGAGATCTGCTAATGCTTCCATCTTTCATGAAACAtctgctcagagaaggcaaggaCTCATAGCTAACAAGAGGCTGAGCCAGAAACTCAAATTCACATGTACCCGTGTTCAAatattgcattggccaaaaagttcatttgggtttcatTTTGGGTGACATTTCATGGAAAAACcagaaagaactttttggccaacccaatacaatgaTTGTTCCATggctttttcctatttttcctgcAGTTGAAACCACAGGTGATAGCAACAACCACCACAAAAAGCACAATTTCACTCTTTTATGAAGGGCACTTTCCCGAGTCTTTTCAATCCAATTACCAATTGGGATACTTAAGTTCTGTTTAGTTCTGCTCTAGATTGAATCATAGCCCATGAGATTGGAAATGGTAAGTCTTCAGTTCAGAAAGTATTGTGCTTTAGAAACCACAGGAAGGCTTAACATAGATTGGAATATTCTGAGGTGATAGGTAGGAGAGAAAATGTACCAGATAAAAACCAGTTGAGCCAGTGTTTTGAGCTTTTCTTGACTAAACCAGACAGGCTCCACAGAAACTACTCAGGATCCTCGCTGTGACCCCACTGCAAGAGACAAGCATTCAGACAGCAGCGCCAGGATTGTTGCAGTGACACTCAGAAGGAAATATTTCCCGTCTCTGGCTGCCCATTGGAATCACTTGGagaccttgagaaaaaaaaaaatctgggccCTGCTGACAAACAAACATAATCAACATTTCTGGGTGAGAagctgagcatttttttttttggtgggggaaatgtgaattttttaaagttctccaggtaattctattttctttgacCACACTGAGTCGTGTGCAGGATactagttcccagatcagggaacaAACACTggtcactcccccacccccatctacaGTGGAAGCGTAGAgtcccaaccattggaccaccaggaagtccccccATGTGACTCTAATAGGCAGCCAGAGTTGTGACCCACTAAGCTacactggtggagaaggcaatggcaacccagtccattactcttgcctggaaaatcccatggacagaggagcctggtaggctgcagtccatggggtctcgaagggtcggacacgactgagcgacttcactttcacttttcactttcatgcattggagaaggaaatggcaagccactccagtgttcttgcctggagaatcccagggatggtggagcctggtgtgctgctgtctatggggtctcacagagttggacacgactgaagtgacttcgcagcagcagcagcaagctacactggtggctcagagggtaaagaatctgcctgtgatgccagagacttgggttcaatccctgggctgagaagatcccctggaggagagtgtggcaacccaccgcagtattcttgcctggagaattccatggacagaggagcctggtgggctacagtccacggggtcgcaaagagctggacacaactgagcggctaaacaCAGTGCAAGCTGTAAtagaagatgggcttccctggtggctcagtggtaaagaatccacctgctaatgcaggagatgtgggttccatccctgggtggggaagatcccctggaggagggcatggcaacccactccagtattcttggctggagaatcccatggacagaggagcctggtgggctacaatccacgtggttgcaaagagacacgacggagcgactcaacaacaacaacaaaagctagaAGATGGACacagaaaatgtatttcatgATTTGCTGATATTTAACATTAAAAGCCAATTCTAGCCAATGACTCACTCATGGagactggagtgtcagctttgcATGTCTTTGAACTTCCTACCTACTCTCCTATCATCATTCTTTACCATTTCTCTTTCCTCCGtggaatatttactgaatgtatAGTTATTTACTGAAATGCACATCTATGTTAATTCCTAAAGTGGAGTTTGCCAAGGGCTAGACTATAAAAGTTTATAGAGTTTGTAAAGAATTCACTAAAACTGTTATTTGCTAACTTAAAGAGGAGAGATGTCAGTGGCTTcattggccaaataaataaagcccaGACCGTCATTTATAGTGATTGTATACATGGTTCATACTCTCTTATGAATATTTTGGAGCACTGACATTCTAGTTGAATTTGCACATACAAGTTCCCAAGGATTAGCTGTGACTGGCATAGCCCGAGATTCAGACATGCATGCTATCTTGCTCCTGCATACAGAGACCCCTTGTGGCACTTATCTGACTGCCTCCCAGGATATGTGGgaaactttctatttattttacagTAAGATACACAACTCTCTTACTGCACTGGtggcaactgattttttttcgatgcatttgaatgaaaataatatctaAGACTTATGGAGTATtgtctatgtgccaggcactatcctTAGTGTTCTAcatgcattaactcatttaatccttaactCTATGAGGTAGATGATCTagttattgtcctcattttacagaagaaaaaaacaggcacagaaaaattaagtaagGTGTCTAAGGTCACACACCTATTAAAGGATGAAgcaggaatttgaacccagaaagTCTAGTTCCAGAATCTGGATTTTGAGCCACTAGAAATAccgaggagaaggcaatggcaccgcactccagtactcttgcctggaatatcccatggatggaggagcctggtaggctgcagtccatggggttgctaagagtaggactTTACTCTTAGCAAAGAGCGAcgttactttcacttttcactttcatgcattggagaaagaaatggcaacccactccagtgttcttgcctggagaatcccagggatgggggagcctagtgggcttccatctctggggttgcacagagtcggacatgactgaagcgacttagcagcagcagcagcaataccacATCCCTTAGTAGGTAGGGGACTGATCTGAGTACATTTTAGGAGAGGCTGTAGAGCAACCAGTAGTCTCCTCAATGCTAGTGGAAGtgcaaactggtacaaccacAAAGAAACTGTTTGCTAACAGTTGATACCTACTAAAGCTGAACACCTGCTTGCCCTAAGACCCAGTAATCCCTGGGCACATATCCCAAAGCAGTGCATACTTGTGTTGatgaaaggacatgaatttgggtgttTGCAACAGCACTGAACTGGAAACTACCCAAAGGTCCATCAACAGGAAGCGGATAAACACATTCTAGTGTATTTATACTGCTGTGCAACAAGGAGAAGAAACAATGTATCACTACACAGAGTAATAAGGAAGGCTCTCACAAACAGAATGTGgactgagagaagaaaaaagagcacAGGCTATAAGTTTCTATTATATAGAGTACAGAGGCAGGCAAAAGGAATCTCTGCTATTAGGGGTCAGGCTATTGGTTACCCCAAGGGGGTGAAGCTGTGTCTGGAATGAgtatttgggggagggggcttcTGAGGTTGTGGGTagagatttatttacttatttgtgctatgtggcttgtgggatctagttcccagaccagggattgaaaccgtgccccctgcagtagaaacacggagtcctaaccactggactgctagggaaatcCCAAGTCCTCTTTATTGATCTGGTTATTGGCCACAGCATGTTTAAAGTTCTGAAAGTTCAGTGAGCTTTACATTTAGGTTACATGCACTCTTCTGTATGTAcactatttattaataaaaaatttgcaagggtactgaaagtgaaagtgaaagtgaagtcgctcagctgtgcccgactctttgcgaccccatggatagtagcctgcaccaagctcctcagtccatgggattttccagggaacagtgctggagtggattgccatttccttctccaggggatcttcccaacccaggaatcgaacccacatctcctgcattgcaggcagacgctttacctgtGATCAAATGTTACCTAGgagatttcattaaatattttcaaataaacaatgcATATTTAAGGAAAGCAGTCATTCCAAGCAATCAAAGAGTAAGTTTCTGTTATCTCTAGTTCTTCCCccattttcctgctttttatCACAAATGCCAACCTGATGATTTACTAACAATAAGAGGAAATGATCAACTGGGTCAGGTATATGGAACAGGTTCAGTGTGCCTGCCTCCAGACAGGAGTTCAAAGGCAGGGTAACTAATGAGAGTTGTATGAAGCTATGGTTGGTAGGAGGTATCAAAACAAAGGGTCCCTGGCTCACTCCCTTTGCATCTCCTGGAGCACTCACGAGGGTGTGGAAATAGCTTTCTTTTGTAGAAATCTTcaagaatgaggaaactgaggtctccGCTAAGAAGTGACTGACTCCACATGACACTCTGCCTAAGGGCAATCCCCTCTGAGGAGAGAGTCACTGGAAGCGGGTGGACCAGCTCACAGTAGGAATTCTCACTACTCCTGCTCACCTGTGTAAGCAACTCATCAGCCACCCCTTTATACTTGAGGGGTAGAGCCCAATCCACCATGGCCTGTTTATCCCACTTCTGCCTTGGAGAGAAAGACTTCATTAACTGTGACAAAGGCAATGCTTTACCAGTCAAAGCGCTACCTTCTGTTTGCCTAAAAAGTATGCCTACAAAAACCTTTCATCACTATAGATGCTGTCAGCCAAGTTCTTTCTGGTAAGTTCTACAGGGAAGAACTTTTGATTTCTAGCTCAAAAATTATAATCAAAACAGCCACAAAATTCACCTCTATTATCAGGCAAGACATGAACCTGGCCATCTTaccaggttttctttttcttcctctgtgcaCTGCACAGAATTATGGATAATTAAATATAACATAACTTTGGCAAATACTTTTCTTAGAATTCTGCTGATTATTCTCAGGGGGAAAGTCGTATGCAAAGAAACTAGGTTGACTTAATTACTAAGTTTACTCATCAATCATTTAGTGAATTTGCTCCAGGTCTTATTTCTagttgcattttaaatttcaatctaTTTTCAGGATCAGATTtattcccccctccctctcctcatcACCTCTCCCACCACAGAAGCCATGCTGGATTTACCCTTAGTCCCACTAAGCCCTTGTGGAAAGAAAGACTTTTGGTGAGAAGTgatgagggaggaagggaggaggagaggtgtccgactctgtgaccccatggactgtagccggccatgctcctc from Bubalus bubalis isolate 160015118507 breed Murrah chromosome X, NDDB_SH_1, whole genome shotgun sequence encodes the following:
- the LOC123331921 gene encoding ARL14 effector protein-like, with the translated sequence MSEQAEKSSSVRERPKRQSSPEKPSEMELKKMKRVDRQLKRLSFQNPGPQVANFNPEIRQQIKKGQMAKKNEFVSVKREVNKYDKKGRLTFNEADLCDCLDEDCLGCFYPCPKCNSTKCGPTCRCNRRWAYDTIVNENGEVISKMPFDLSD